ttagtgGATACCGTGTAtatattttcctcttttttcttctGAAGTTAGTTACTTGTAGTTCAAACATCTATTTCTCCCTTTatcaatagagagagaaaaaaaaaaaagaataattccTGGCCCCAAATAGGGAAAATTGTGCCTACTAATAAAGTGATGGGACTTTGTGAATGTGAAgacatatatctatatataatcaaggaaatcaaaaagtttaaatttaaaatttcaaatacatttgtattttattaattaaaaattaaatctacAATGCTTTAATAAACTCTTTGAAGCACATACGTAATTTAAATTGAGTCGGAAACTAAATTCCCAAttctaagggcccgtttggccataaatttttcaaataatatttgaaaaaaaattgacaaataataattgtccatacaatttgtcattatttgacaaatatttttggcaaatatcccaaatttccaaatactagttttttctagtatttgagccaaatatcattatttgggatattttaaaaattaaaattttaccccaatcttttatcttttacaaaaacaccctctctagtatttgcttgcgttgtattacatcattttttacgtgaacaccaaaatagtgatgaaatatttagtgaatattaaataatgatatgattgttgatgaaaattattaaaaattggctttaggtaacaaagtcatgtacattatctacttcacgatgtatggaataattcttgttgcactcactccaaattaccacattgcttcagtgtcatggacattatttgttattgttgtaactaacattcaattgacttgtaatacaaacttttagttagttttaatagtttttaaaacttgtgtgtataaatcatatttttctaaaaaggtgaaatatattttccaaattttatggccaaacacatggtgaaatttcatccaaattttcactcaaataatatttgccaagaatatggccaaacgctagctgAATTTCTTTGGAGTTGTTTTTTTACGAGATGTTCTATAAgtgtacatttttttattttaaatatatataattcataattaaataaaaaaaaaacaggacCTGCGATATAAAACATGGTAAGACACGTcaaaatatatgattatgaattgaGATCATTTTCAAATTGCGTTTAGTTGGAGCATGCGTGACCGCCAAACGAATATAAAGACAGCACACATttattggagaaaaaaaattggactGTGACAAGACACAATTGGAATTCGAAACTTTTAAATCTGATAAGATTGAAAAACTAGCTAAATATAAAACGAGATATTctttttagaattgattcacaattAAAACAGAAGAGgaagtatattttataaataactatCAATTAAAACAGAAGAGgaagtatattttataaataactatTACACTTAACATTATCAAGGAAATGTTACAAATATCATAATGCTATGGCACTACCAATTCCTGAAAATTCCAAATGGTACATCATCAAGCAACAACTGACTCTGACCAATTTACACCAGAGAACACACACACACCAGGCACGTTATTGCAGCAGGACGAGTTAGCCATGACTAGAGAGCCTGGTAAAAAGGGATTGAATTCCATTAGTTAAGAATTATACGAAATAATCTCATGTAAAGAAAATATTGCAGGCTATGTCGCAATGCAGACAATTGCTAAATAATTGACCAGATCAAGCTTCCCTGAATCGACGTGTTCCTATCCACGAATTCAAAATTACCTTTCTTAGAAATGATTTCTAAAACCTAAAGGAATGCCCACCAAAGAAGGTTCACAAGTTAAAGAGATAATATCTCACGTGGCCACTCAACTAATGATTTTTCTCTTACAAAGGCAATCAGTTTCCCACATTGCTCCTTCGGGAGGTTATCCTTCACGAATCTTCGCTTCCCTTAGATACTACAGCTTTACTAGTTAGGGGCATTTGTAATGTGATCATGTTTCTGCCTATCCGTTTGTTCTTTAATAACTTTTTCAAACTCTACAAATGAGAGTATTTTTGTTCTCCCTAGCCTTCTCATAGTCCCCCTCCTATTTTCATCTCTGGAAGCAAGAATATTTGCTGGTCATTGTATGCTAAGAACTTCATTGACTGTGTTCCGGAACTTTTTGGTTATATGCAATACAAAAAGCAGCCAGAAAAAGAACAACACAATGAGTCTGAGAAACTTCAGTCACATCTCCGCTACATCTCAAAAAATCAATGTGTCATCAGAAATTCAGCATAAAAAATGTGTGACATGTTCTCTTGAGCGCCATTTATGTCCAAACTCTTATATTATTATCCCATCTCCTCCTCAAAGTAGATCCCCAGCATCTTGCTGAGGTCCCTCCATCACAGTAAGGGTGACAAACGATCTGCTTACCTCAATCCCCTCGGAGAAGGTAAGAATCATTACCATTAGTTAGAATTGAGAACTTGTATGTGGTGATGCCACATCCCATGTGTAACTTCCAAAAGATATAGGAAATGCTTACATGGTAAAAGCTTTTCCAACCACCGGTTTACAAGGTATTCAAACCTTGCCTGGTCCCATTTCTTTCCAGGCATTTGTTGACAATCGAAACAAACATAAGTGATCTGTAGTTAGCAGTTTTCTAATGATTATCCATATGTTGGTCTCAACTTACCAATAAAGTATATGCTTGTCTCGATCAAGTATAATAGCTTGAAATCCCTCATTTCTTCTATATCACATATTTTTGGTGTCAAAGCAATAAAGAAGATGCATTGTTTTTGGAAGTCTTgaacatataaaaaaagaaaattactttAGAGCATTACGTATATATCCCATGATAATTCGCCAACATTCCTGAAAAAAGGCCGCGGTGAAACATTGAGTAACCTTAATCCCTTCATATGGCTTAGAAATATTAGCTACCTCATCCTTCAGGAATGGTCCATGCAGCGCTTTTTTTGGCAACCATAAACCAATAAATTTTCACCTTCATGACCTTTCCTCAGCGATAGTAACTTCCTAGAAATCCTTTGATCAGTAATTTTTCTGTACGAACTCTTCATCCTGTTTAATTAAGAGATCTGATTTATACTACTAATTTTCTCCGTAATCTGGTACTTCCTTCGTCCCAATCTGTGAAAAATACTCAAGTTCCAACTTTGAGGCAATAAGAAGCTTGGTTAGCCTTCTAACTCAAAAGCAAGGgttcttccttttaatttttgtgaaacCATCTACCTCTAACTATGTCTTTGAATTTAAAGTAACTAAACGTGATCACAGTAGGTTCGTCATCCGTGAAAATTTTAAGCAAGATGTTTCTGGTCAAGTTAAAATATTGTATGTAGCTGGATTGCTTGATACTTCTAAAAACATCATCTCATTTAGTGGAGAATAGGAAGCCATCAATTCTAGATGTTACAACAAAGTCTTAACTCCTCTAATGTGAAGTTAATTTTCACTGTGAATGAAATATCTACACTGACTTTATCTTGTATACCGAATACCGTTTTAGATATAGGAAATTCTAGATTCTAGTATTAGTCTTCTTTCTTCATGGAATTTACCCCAAAGTTCTCTCACAGTTCTATCCCAGATTGAACATATGTAAGcgaacaaacaacaaaaaactGTGTTATGACTCATTATCTTGACTGCTAAATAGTGGCAACTAGTTACAGATTCTGCAAGTACGCATCATCCTACTGTAGATCAAAATCATAACGTGAAAGAGTAAACCATGAAGTACAATCTATCTAGGGTGCCGCTACTATCTTTTGGCATCTTTGGAACGAGAGGAACCATAGATGTTTTGATGAATCTCAACTCCAACACATCTTGTAAATAGCCCAGAGAAGTTTTTGGATTTTGTCAGTTTCCTAGTTATAGCatagtcttttatttttgtttatggaGCTCGCAAAATAAAATCACCGTCTTTTGTACTATGTTCTATTTGTATTTTCTTGAATGTGCCTTTTAATGATATTacaaacttaataaaaataaaaggcaACTCTTGAAGGAAATGTAATACATAGAAAAATTGGGATATATTCTGCTATCTTTGTTGTTCCAAAAGCATCCCTTTTTCACTAGAATTGCATTTGTTTCCTCTAACATTTTTAGATTTTTACTCTTCAGAGTAATGTTTGTACAATCTTATATGGCAGACTTTCTCTACAACAGTTCACCAAATTCTTTGTTTGATATTTCATTTGCAGTTTAAAGATCAAATACGAAACAGATTCCTTAATTTGGCAAACTCCTGCTTCATCCTTCAACGGAGGAGGATATGACAAATAGGctagcttttttttttcctccaaTCAGAATATCAATCAACATCATGTATCTGTCTCCGCTCTTATTCAAAGCAAACCATGCATTACCCGTCAAGGACTTGTATTGTCTAATCACTCAAACAAGAAATTCTAACTTCATGGAGTGAATACACAGATATAAAACCAACACCGAATCATTCCATTGTGCATTTAGCATGGctagaattttatttattttttcccgGAACTTTTCCAGTATTTAGTTACTCCCCTGAGCTTCTACCACATATGGGCAGATGTCATGTCATTTTCCTATATATCTATATCCCAATatctatatatttcatattactTGCTTCAATCAAACCAGTTTTACAATTGCTATCCACCCTCAATATCAAAATTATCACCAAAACTTCATCCTCATATATACCTTTTATTCCACAATTTGTAGGAATTACCATATATGATATATCACCCACTTCTATATATATCAAGCCAAACACTGATCTCTCGCCAAAATATTTTCCATGAAGAATATTTTTCCCAAAGAAAACACACCTAACAGAACAAATAGATAAATGCACTAAAACTGCTACCACCTCCGCTCCAATTTAAATGTCTTAATTTACCCTAATACGGAGTTCAAGAAATAAACGAAACTCTTTAATTTTACagtcttaaattaaaaatatgtataaagtTCCCTAACATGTGTCTTGAATTTGCCAAATAGGATGCCGGAACGGAAAAACTTACCATCATGACACATGGATATTCAAATTTTACGATAAAATATGATCATACGAACTTTTGAATTTTAcggtcttaaattaaaaatatgtataaagtTCCCTAACATGTGTCTTGAATTTGCCAAATAGGATGCCGGAACTGAAAAACATGTGTCTTGAATTTGCCAAATAGGATGCCGGAACTGAAAAACTTACTATCATGACACATGGATATTCAAATTTTACGATAAAACATGATCAAATATGATCAAACGCCTACTAAAATAATGGATCAAATAAGACATTTAAATTGAGACGGAGCTAgaggaaaaattaaataagcGATATCTAATATAGGTACCTTCATTTCTGGTATCCACCACCAATAGCATTATAATCTTCCTCAACTTTAGCAGTCAAGTAGGGTTTCGGAAAACCATCAATACTAAATGTCTTCTCCTTCATCATCTTCTCAACATCATCTTTTTTAAGAACAGTGCGCCTTATAGGAGGACGATTACGCCGCTGGTCACGAGAGAAGTACTTGATATCGTATACCGTATCGGGATTTGAGGTGGGGATTATAGCTTGAGCTTGTGCTGTAGCAGGGCAGGTAACTCTGTACTCTGTAGCTTTTGGTACGGCGGATACATATTCTGGACTCGATTGAGGTCCTGTGATCTCCCATGGCTTCTTCAAGTAGCGTTTTACAGTTTGAATCAGCGATTTGCCTGCCGACGCCATTGTTGTTAACTTTTGTGATTCGATTTTCTGAGAATTGCGATTTTGTGTCGGCGAAGAGAAGGTAGTTCTAGAAATGGAACTTCTTTCTagaattttctcttttttttttttttttttaaaaaaggaaattcGTATTAATGTTTTCGGTTAATTCGGCTCCCAACTGATAAGTGGAAATACCtacatattcaaatatatttctacaagttatttatattttatatttcctccattttaatttatttaccatttatatcCTATTTATCAAATTTCAGAAACCCCTCTAAATTTCGCTCTATAACATTCATTTCTTATGTGATTTAGAATATTATGTTTACCTTCTTTATTTCcattaaacttatttaaaataaatataaattaatttagatttgacaATTTCACCCTTCTTtggattaatttcttcatattaataaatattatataaaaaataactcatttaataattatttaaaaaataaatcaacacaaATAcgtatttttttaatccaatAAAGATTAAAGTCTTCATTCAAGCGGACCCATCATTTTCACTAAATATTTAACTCTTGATCTCCATTCATCTTTACCAATTCATATAGATTCCCCCcacaataattcatcataatctgataacaatttcttcaaatagAAGATAAAAACTCCCCAAGAGAGAAATGCGATAAGAACAATCAGCTTTTgttttagttaaaaaattttACACAAGTGAATAAGAAACATGATCCAATGAATAGAGATAAATCGTTAAAAAAAAGATCTAaactttcataaaaaatgatcaaatctaaattaatttatatttattttaaataggtttaaagaATGATTACAAGAAAATGGAAATAAGGGAGGTAGACGTAATATCATAAACCACAGGAAATGTGAGTGTTATAGAGCGAAACCTGGAGGGAGGTTCCTGAAATTTGATAAATGGGATATAAAGAGAATGGTGTGTACTCAATTCTCACACTCCCTACCTTGGGTAGTAAAAGTTAGATGTTGTTTTTGATAGGGCTTAAGAAAAAAACACAAGCGAAGAAATTGAGGAAAAATACTAAATTACAAGACATGGTAATATTgtgaaaaaacaacaacaataattatgATTACAAGATAATACTATAAttgatgtaaaaaaaaatactaacgaATATTGAAGAAACAAGAAGCTACAAGAGTAATACTATAGTATGAAACAAACGAGACAGTACAAACTGCCTaccatttttatcttttgatttatgtttttcatAAACTTAATTCTATTATGTCCTTGGTTAGTTGAACATATGCCAATACTTCTTCTGTCTATCTCTACCTCTCCTAAAATCATCCATTGTGAACATCTCATATCTTTTCAGTAGGAGATCGGTACATATTCTCTTCACATGTCTGAACCATCTCAGTCAAGCCTCCAATATTTGGTTGTGCATATCTTCATTTCTAGTCTTATCTTTCCTATTATGTTCACACGTTCATCTcatcttcctcttttttttttttttttataattttcatattttgaaaagaGTTTGATTTACCAATCATTTTTATGCCATCCCTACCCGCAAGCTTGCGCGACCCcgtcaaattttatttttgaaaaaaattttcTTGGGTCAAATCTCATGGTGGGATTTTGGATGGTTATCAGGGTCTTGTCCTAGTTTGGTTGTCAGGATTGGGTCCTAGATCAATTATCGGGTTTAATTTTCGGATCATACATTATTTTCCTAAAGAGTATCTTTTAGTCTTACTGTCTCAagccaaaaataaaagatattttgtgAATTTTCATTCACCAAtcaaacattaaattttttttttattcatcaaccaaacatgagaaaataaattataaattcactcattttccaagaaaatattttctgagaAAACATTTTTCCTCCTTACC
The sequence above is a segment of the Solanum lycopersicum chromosome 10, SLM_r2.1 genome. Coding sequences within it:
- the LOC138337006 gene encoding uncharacterized protein produces the protein MASAGKSLIQTVKRYLKKPWEITGPQSSPEYVSAVPKATEYRVTCPATAQAQAIIPTSNPDTVYDIKYFSRDQRRNRPPIRRTVLKKDDVEKMMKEKTFSIDGFPKPYLTAKVEEDYNAIGGGYQK